In a single window of the Trichoderma breve strain T069 chromosome 6, whole genome shotgun sequence genome:
- a CDS encoding hhH-GPD superfamily base excision DNA repair protein domain-containing protein, translated as MKQEVIESPPPRRSLRNIKREANINLNIKDTVPSIKSEPKSNKSDLSMSKIPFSTTKPLPPPKSLDKAAILQARKLKSFTAHSQTSPFPDFRHPTPQECSLAHNILASLHGERKRRAEAIVAPSTRAGCGDSPSVLDALVRTILSQNTSDRNSTRAKLAMDETYGGSDNWAAIVEGGTEKLQRSIRSGGLSVVKSKVIMNILHQTKARYGTYSLDHLLHASNDSAMRELLSFQGVGPKTASCVLLFCLQRDSFPVDTHVYRITGLLGWRPATANREEAQAHLEAKVPDEDKYGLHILLVNHGKKCAECRAGGRNDGKCALRKAFRKGKVDKLKEEEC; from the coding sequence ATGAAACAAGAAGTTATAGAATCGCCGCCTCCACGGCGCAGCCTCCGCAACATCAAGCGTGAagccaacatcaacctcaacatcAAAGACACAGTtccatcaatcaaatcaGAGCCCAAATCCAACAAATCCGATCTATCCATGTCCAAAATACCCTTCTCTACGACCAAACCACTTCCTCCACCAAAATCTCTAGACAAGGCCGCCATCCTGCAAGCCCGCAAGCTCAAATCATTCACGGCTCATTCTCAAACATCCCCTTTCCCAGATTTTCGCCATCCGACGCCTCAGGAATGTTCATTAGCTCATAACATCCTCGCATCTCTCCACGGCGAGCGTAAGCGCCGAGCAGAAGCCATCGTCGCTCCAAGTACGCGCGCCGGATGTGGGGATTCGCCATCCGTTCTCGATGCCCTCGTTAGGACAATATTGAGTCAGAACACGAGTGATAGAAACAGTACTCGAGCGAAGCTCGCTATGGACGAAACATACGGTGGAAGCGATAACTGGGCTGCGATTGTCGAAGGAGGGacagagaagctgcagcgaTCGATCCGGTCAGGTGGTCTCAGCGTGGTGAAGAGTAAAGTCATCATGAACATCCTCCATCAGACAAAAGCTCGATATGGCACCTACTCCCTAGATCATCTCCTCCACGCTTCCAATGATTCCGCCATGCGTGAGCTCCTCTCTTTTCAAGGCGTGGGACCCAAGACTGCGAGCTGCGTTCTCTTGTTCTGTTTGCAGCGGGATAGCTTCCCAGTAGACACTCATGTATATCGCATAACAGGTCTCTTAGGATGGCGACCAGCCACGGCgaacagagaagaagcacagGCGCATTTGGAAGCAAAGGTGCCGGATGAAGACAAATACGGACTGCACATCCTGCTGGTCAATCACGGCAAAAAGTGTGCCGAGTGTCGCGCTGGAGGACGAAATGATGGTAAATGTGCTCTAAGAAAGGCATTTCGCAAGGGGAAAGTAGACAAATtaaaggaggaggaatgcTGA